The following nucleotide sequence is from Aptenodytes patagonicus chromosome 6, bAptPat1.pri.cur, whole genome shotgun sequence.
GGTGCCAAGCCACCTGCCTGCTGGACCATGGATCTTGTGCTGCGCCCGAGATCTCTGCAGGGACATGCTGTCTCTGGGTGACAGCAGAGCCAAAAGGGCCACGGGAGCCTGGCAGGCAGGCAAACACAGAGTTGTTCTGCGTTAAACAGTAACCCCTCTCTGAAACCTCTTCTTTCCTCAGAGAGTTTTCTGGAGGCTGGAGAATGAGACTGGCCTTAGCCAGAGCCCTGTTTGCCAGGTTGGTGTCCGAGCCTTCATGCTATGGGGTTAACCCTCCTTGCTGTCCATGCTGTGAGGTGCAGGGGTGCTGCCTGGGGGTCCTCTCGACTCAGGCTCTCAGGGTGGGGAGCGTTGGAGGCattgcagctctgtgtgtgtggtgAAACGCGCTCTGCACTGATCCTGTGCTCTTTTTGCTTCTGATATGTCTTGTATGAAAAACCCATGTCTTGTTTTTCCTAGGCCAGATCTCCTTCTGCTGGATGGTAAGTCGATACTGTGAGTTCCCTCCGACACTGCCGCTGGGCCCGCCTGTGCCCTTGCTGGGTTTGGGAGCACACCGTGGCCTTTAGCTGCCTGCTCAAAATAGCCCTGCGTGACAGGGCCGGTGCTGGCAGGGCTGTCGGTGCTCCCCTGGCATGGCGGGCAGAGCTGGCAGTGGTGCGGGGAAGTCTGTTTCGGCAGCCACTTTCACTGCactcagcagagctctgccccgTGTCCCAGCCGGGTGGTCTGCATGTCATCATGCCCCAAGCAGTCCCTTTCCCTCACCTGTCCCTGTGATGGGTCCTGGCTGCCAGCCCGCTCTGGGGGGAGTCCCTTCACCGCAGGGGTGACCCCGGCATTGGGCTGGCTCCCTGGGGAGGTGCCCACCTTGGGTGGGGTGTCTGGGTGAGACGCTGCTGCCAGGCACCAGGGTCCAGGTACCGATATGGAGTGGGGGGAGCATCCCTGGCTGAGCCTTGGCCCCTGTGTGCACCCCTCTCAGCACACCCCACACGTGTGAGTCCCCTGAGCTGTGGGAGCAGGTCCCCACGCAGGGTCTCTTCCTCCGCTATGCTGATCGCTAGCCTTTCCTGTGTAAAAAAGCATAATCCAGCCATCCTCATCCCTCCTGACCTCAGtgcctctttccctttcctcagagCCAACGAACATGCTGGACGTGAGGGCCATTTTGTGGCTTGAGACCTACTTGCAGGTAGGGGGTGGTGGGAAGCCCCGGGACAGAGCAAGGGTGAGGGATAGAGATGTCCTTCAGGCTGGTGTCTCGCCTCGCTGGGTGGTGGGACCGAGCCCTGCACTCTGGCTTGATGATGCTTGGGCCTCCCTCTTGCTGTCTCCTCCAGACCTGGCAGTCGACCATCCTCGTGGTGTCCCACGACAGGAACTTCCTGAATGCAGTGGCCACGGACATCATCCACCTGCACTCGCAGCGGCTGGACACGTACCGCGGGGACTTTGAGAACTTCATGAAGATCAAGGAGGAGCGGCTGAAGAACCAGCAGAGAGAGTACGAAGCCCAGCAGCAGTACCGTGAGCACATCCAGGTACGGAGAGAAGCCAGTAGTGCTGGGACactcttctcccagctttatctCTTTCTCCATGCTTCTAGACCCGTGGATGTGGCTCTGTTGTTGCAGGAGGTTTGGCAGCAGAGTGGGGTGGCTAGGGCTGAAGGGGACCTGGGGCTCTctgatgtttttctctcttgtaGGTTTTCATTGACCGCTTTCGCTACAACGCCAACAGGGCATCACAAGTGCAGAGCAAGCTCAAGCTGTTGGAGAAGCTGTGAGTGCCTGTCCTGCTCCTCtctggaggtggggagggggcagtgcTCATGGGAAGAAACAGAGGTTCCCAGGGCGCCTGGGAGATACGGggatggtttggggtttgggtgcTCTGTCTCTGGTCCACAGGCTTTGGCTAGGATGAGGCGTCACAGAGCTGATGCCTTCTGGAGTGAGAACAGACCCCCAGTGCAAGGCACCTTGGTTACGCATCTCTTCTTCTTGCAGGCCAGAGCTGAAACCTGTGGACAAGGAGTCTGAGGTGATCATGAAGTAAGTGTCCCCTGAGCCCTTGCTCGGAGGGCACCTGGCTCTGTTTCTGACGTGAGCTACTCCTGGGTCCTGTCCCAGCTGGAGCAACCACCCCTTCCTGCGGGCCAGCCTTAGTCTGACAGGGAGCCCAGACAGGCCCCTGCGTTCAGGCTGGGTTCCCTCCTGGGGCCAAGGCTGCAGATCCGTGTCCCCTTCTTGTGACCGTCCTTCCCAGAGACCCTACATGGTAGGGAGCCCCTCTGCCACCTGGGGGGTTGCAGCAGTTGTCCCGGGAGGCTGGGAGCAGGGTCTCTGAAGTTCCTGGCCATGTCTCACCTCTTCCTGCCTTCCCAGGTTCCCCGATGGCTTTGAGAAGTTCTCCCCCCCAGTCCTGCAGCTAGATGAAGTAGACTTCTATTACGACCCAAGTCACTACATCTTTTGTTCCCTGTCCGTCTCTGCTGACCTGGAGTCCCGCATCTGTGTGGTATGTGGGATTGCAGAATAACAGTGGCCACGAGGAACTTTGGGAggtccctgctcaaagcagggccagctttgatgttaggtcaggttgctcaggtccTTGTCCAGTTGAATTCTGGCTATCTCCAGGGAGGACTATTTCTCCCATTCCTCTAGGTCCCATTGCAGCATTTGATCATCCTCATTTTGAGGAACATtagaatatttttcctaataccaGTTAGAATTTGTGACTTGCGCCTGTTGCCCTTCATCCTTTCACTGGGTGCCTCTGAGAAGAGACtgggtccatcttctctgtaactCCCTGTTAGCTGACAACAGCAGCATGTGGTGGGGGCTCCTGCTACATTGGATGGGGCAGCAGAGAGATGCTATGTGCTTGCAAATGAGGCTGGGACCAGGTAATCCTTAGGCTCGAGGGTTGGGGAGGGAACATCTTCTagcactgctgcctgtgctgctcctCAGTGATAGAAATGCAGCTTCTAGGTAGCTGGAGTCATTGGTTAGACTCTCGTCCTGCCCCCCTCTGCTGCGTGATCATCCAAGAGACCTGAAATTCCCTGATAACTGTGGCCCCCCCCCCAGAGTACCTTCATGGGTTTCACGTTCtccaatgctgctgctgcttctctaggTTGGGGAAAACGGAGCTGGCAAGTCGACCATGCTAAAGATCTTAATGGGGGAGCTGGCACCAGTCAGAGGGATCAGACATGCTCACAGGTACCTGGTAGGAAGGGCTGGGGGACTGGGAGGAATGGTGCAGTTGGAGGGCTTCTGGGCTGTGCCTTGGAGTGATGGGTGCCCAAGTGACGGGGATGGGTCCTGCACACCCACGCATATGCCCCCCTTCCTGTAGCTGCAGCTGCGAGCGCTGTGGTTGCAGGGCCTGGTACCAGCTCGCAATCTCTCTTCCCATTCTGCAGAAACCTGAAGATCGGTTATTTCAGCCAGCACCATGTGGATCAACTGGACTTGAACATCAGTGCTGTAGAGTTGCTGGCAAGAAAGTtcccaggtgagttttggagattCCAGAAGATCTGGGCCATTGAGGTCTCCTTTGCCACGCATGGAGCAGCATTGACTTGTTCTGTGGCCCTGGGCAGAAGACTTTGTCACATCAGTGTTTGAGGGATACTGCCTGCTCTGGGTTAACTCCCCACATCCAGCACAGGTTCAGGACGCCAGCCTTGAGAAGCTGAGCTGGTTGTGCAGGAGTAGCTGGCAGTCTGCAGACCTCAGGCTGGTGCCGTGGCTGGGTTTTGGGGGCAGATGACCCGCTTTCCTGCTGGGCGCAGAACGAGCACCGGCTCCCCCATTCCCAGCTGCCAAAACCTCCCGCTCTCTTCTCCACTTAACATTACGTAACGTGGTGACAGGGAATTGGGGGCGGCGTCACTTGGAGTCAGtcaccagccctgcagcccctgtCCTGATTGTGTCAGTCAGGTTTTCCCCACAAACCCCCTGCTTGGGAGGGAATTGCCTGGAAGCGGCTGCTGAATTCCTCCCCCGCCATGCTGGTCTGGCATAGGCTGCCCGGCCATGGCACCCACCGAGCTCACGGCGCCGAGGGCCCTGTGTCACTCTGGGTGTGCCATAGCTGTGTTGTGACATGCTCCTGCAGGGAAGACGGAGGAGGAGTACCGGCATCAGCTGGGGAGCTACGGTGTCTCGGGGGAGCTGGCCGTGCGTCCCGTGGCCAGCCTGTCTGGAGGTCAGAAGAGTCGCGTGGCCTTTGCCCAGATGACTATGTCCTGGTAATTTTCTCCCAGATGCTGTTAATTTTTGCATGGCTCCATCCCTGGAGTCTGCTTCACCGGGAGGAAAGCAGGCATCCAGGGACTTTCCGCTGCCCCGCAGAAGCCTCGTCCTTGGGACTTTTGTGGGGAGGGAGGTTGTCACCCTGGGGGGACTGTGTGGAAGGAGACAGGTGGCTTTCTGCCGCTTTGGGCTCACAGGGATAAGAGGTGTCCCTGGAGCTGGGCAACGCCGATCTTGGGGCCATGCAAATGCTGGTGGCTGTGGCTTTTCATGGCTAACGCAGCAGCCTGGTGGAGGTCCCTGCAGCGCAAACGGGTGCAGACCCAGCCCAGGCCTGTTCCAGTGCATCCTCAGAGCCGTCTTCTCTTCCAGTCCAAACTTCTACATCCTGGATGAGCCGACAAATCACCTGGACATGGAGACCATTGAGGCGCTGGCAAAGGCACTGAATAAGTTCCGGGTAAGGCTCCCTCAGTGAGATCCTGTTTTTCTAACGCTCTCTGCAGCCTCCAGCTTGGGTTACTTGGTATCTCAGCCAGAGGTGGACAGTCAAATACCAGTGATGGCTTCAAGTCCAGGACAGAAGTTGGGATGGGTCAGTCACATTTCTGCCTTAGCCGTCCATCCTGGTGGTTTGTTTGACTTGCTGGCTTTGGCTAGGGGTGGCTGAGAGAGGCAACAGCAGACCAGAGAGAACCTTGTCCCCCATCTTGGCCGGTCACCTACACTCTGTGACTTCTGGTGTGCCGCTGTGTGCTGCATGCAGCCCTCGGCCCTGCTTTGGGGCCTCTCAGCTCTTCCTTAGGCACAATTTATGGCTGATCTCCAAAGCCTCAGCCTCCAGATACCACTGTGATCAACCTGGTTCTCACTGTTTTATAGTTGCTCAGGTTGGGGCAGTTTTCCTGTGAAAGAAAAGCTTAActgaggttgctcagggcctggCCCAGCCGCCTTTTGACTGTCATTGACTCCACCTGGAACCTCTGTCCTTGCAGTTGTCAGAGACTTGGAGAGCCGGTAACAAACCCTGCACTTGCCTTCCAAGAGCGGGGGTTAAATACGTTACTGCTGCACATGCCTCCTCCATACGTCATCTGTCTGTCCCCCTGaatgaaggaaaggctgggaTTAGGTCCCTGCCAGTGAAGTACCCTTGAGTTTTCCCTGCAGCGGATGGAAACCTGAAGTCCTGGGCACAGGCTGGACAGGGGCGCAGGATCTCTGTGCCGCCAGCGCTGGGCCCTGGGTTGTGCTCCACTGAATTCCCTTTTTTATCCCCCCTTGTGTGTTGGCAGGGTGGTGTAATTCTGGTGTCCCACGACGAGCGCTTCATCCGCCTGGTGtgccaggagctgtgggtgtgcgAGAATGCCACCGTGACCCGCATCGAGGGCGGCTTCGACCAGTACAGAGACATCTTGAAGGAGCAGTTCCGGAAGGAGGGTTTCCTATAAGGGGAGGTAGGAGCCGGATTGCGCCGGGGGCTGGAGTGCAAAGCCTGGCCACCTCGGCATCCATCCCAACTGTGCCTGGCAGAGCGCCGAGGACGCTGCTGCCCGCATGGACCGTCAGCCGTGCCATCAAACTGCCACCTGAACTGCTCTCCCCTCCTGGGGCCGGGCGGAAGGACAGCGAGGGAGCAGGAGCCCGGTGCTGCGCGTGGCCTGGGGCACGCCGGGGGCTCTGCCGTCGGCCGGGGCTACGCCTGGCACTGGGTGCACTGGAAAGGCTGTGCCTGGAGCTGCTGTTCTGccaagaggagggaaggaggtgtcGCGTCCCACCCCCCCCGGTTTAACTCCGTGCTCtggagggcaggagaggagctgttCTCCATGTTTCTTCACTTCcccctctgcctttttctttctctttttttttttttttttttgtgtttaactgGCCAGACACTGGTCAGGCTCTATTATATGCCACCATCCCCTCAGCCACCCTGGAGGGAAACGAGGCCTTTGCTGCTAAAAGTGACCCTtgcctcttcccccagcccctggaaGCCAGGCCTCGGTCTGTCCTCCCCAGGGGCTTGTGTTTGTAGTGCTGAGGGAGCCAGAGCCCGGTTTGGccgggccctgctccctgctcctttccctgtgctGCCGGTACCACCTCGCCTCGCTGCCTGCCTTTCCTTTCAAACCGGCcctggggtgggctgcctgggggTGGGCTGCTCggcagccctccctgcccgcctGCACAGAGGTTGCAGTGTAAATAAACCCAGGATGCAGTGGGTGCAGTGCTCTCCTTTCcttggggggctgtggggcttgaatgggggggggggggggggggggtccttcTGCTTCCCTGAGCAGAAGGCTGCTCAGGGGAGATGCTTTCCGGATGGGTCTCACCTAATCAAACGGCTCCTCTGCGGTGCTGGGAAGGCTGGCGCCCCGGGTGGGTTGTGTGGGGCTGTGCCTGTGTCCCACTGGGCTCCTGAGGGCCGTGGGCCACCTCGGGGGGACACGGAGCAGGGGCGAGGCCGGGGTTGGGTGTCAGCTCCGGCAGGAGCCCGGATCCGGTTGTGGTTTGGGGGCTGCGAGAAACCGGGGCTgagggtgggtgggaggagggggcagagcagggggggcCCTGGTAAcccggggggggggcgtggggaccCTGCAAGACCCGGGTGGGGTGCTGGGGCACTggtgcccggcggcgggggggtgtcCCGGTGCCAGCCGGTGCCCCAGGGCCGTGCGGGGCAGGACGCGGGCCGGTGCCGCCGGTGGACAGGCCGGCCCTGTCCGCGCCCCCCTTCACCCCCCGCCGGTAGAGGCGGACCCCCCTACCCCTCCCACCGGGGCGGCCGGCGCGAGGCCCCGCCCCCGCCTTCCCCGCCACCAGGTGGTCCCGCCCCTGCGGCCGGGGCGGCGCTTGAGCCTCGCTCCGACCGGCGGCGGGCACCCACCGcaccgggcagggcagggcagggcagggcgggccCGGCGGGCGGCATGAgcgccggcggggaggcggcaggtgaggggcgcggggccgccgcccccggaGGACCGTTCCCCCGCGGCGGGCCGCGCTCGGCGGGGAGTAGCCCCGTGCCCAGTCCCGGATCCCCCGTGCCCGAAGAGGTGAGCGGggcggtgggagaggaggggggggctCCCCGGGTGGCGGCGTGCGGGTGCCCGGAGCCACCGCGGGATGCGGGGGTGCCCGCGGGGGAGCGGTGGGGggtcgtgtgtgtgtgtctctgtgtgtgtgtgtgcgcgcgcgcgggggggggggggggggggggctcgggctcctctgtgtgtgtctctgtgcgcgcggcggggggggtcgcgtgtttgtgtgtgtgtgtgtgtgtgcgcgcgtgtgtgaatgcacgggggggggggtcgcaTGATTTTACGCCGGGGaagtcgtgtgtgtgtgtgcgctgggggggggggtgtcgtgcgtgtgtgtgtgtgtgggcggGGGGGGTCGTGTGTCGAGGAGGGCTTTGCGGGAGGGCGCTCTGCgcgtggggggggggttgtgCCTGAGGGAGGcttgggagggctgggggggaggggggggggcgctgtGTGCGGTGTGTGTGTGCGCGGGGGGggctgtgtctgtgtgtgtgcgaGCAGCCCCCGGGGGGCGGCTGTGGGCGCGGGCGGGGGATGGTGCCCCGGGCGCGGGTGGGGGTGCGGCGGCACGGCCGGGGACCTGCGTGGCCGGGTTGTGCCGCGCCGTGCTGCCCGCGGCGTGTGCGTGCCGGGgcgggcccggggctgggggctgcgggggtgctggggtgcatgtgtgtgtgtgcgaaCGGGGGGGCTGTTGTGTGCCGGTtccgggggtggggggtcccgTGGTGGTGCCGGGGCGGGTGCTGCTTGTGCAGGGGGTGTCCGTGCCCATGTGCGGGGGTGGGGtcgcccccccccggcggccggTCGGGGCAGGACCGGGAGCGCGGCGCCATCTTGGGAGCCATCAGGTGCCCGGCGCGGggacgggcggcggcgggggggccgccccctcccctgctctcccctccccggcgggccgcggccgccTTCCCGCGGGGACAGCTGTgcagcccggccccggggtcTTTCTTCGATCCCCGGAGCCGGCGGgaggttgggggtgggggggggtgtctgctcCTCCGCTCCTGGCTCGGGGGGCGCCGGCGCGGGGCTGGCTCTGGCGCGGGCTCCCGGCCCTTCCCGGCGCTCCCGCACCACCGGGCCGTGGGTCCCCGGCGCTCCGTCCTCGGGACCTCGTCCCGAGCGGCGCCGGGCTCTTCCGGCTGACCCGGGAGCAGCCGGGGAAGCCCAAATCGCCGGGTGCCCTCCCAGCCCCGGCGCCTTCTCCCTCTGGCCTTGAGTTAGCTGGCAGGCGGGGGGGTGGACGGATGGACAGACGGACGTCCCCGGCACCGGAGCTCCCGAGCCTCTGACTCACGCTCTGCCGGGCAGCTGCTGTGCTTTCTGGGTGTCCCATCGTGTCATCAttgtgtgtcccccccacctGTAATCAGGGTTTTAAAGGGAAGGGCTGCATCTGTCGAGCCAGATGATGCAGATGGGTTGCAGGAAGGATGGATGTTCGGGTGACCTGAATATTATGTGCCTGTATAATTGCCTGGTGGTCCAGGGCTGGCTGCCAGGGTCGGCTGTGATACTTGGCTCAGGTGGGGGTATCCGGGGAGTTTAATCGAGACGTGGCGTTTGTTGCAGCCGTTGCAGAAACGACAGAGAACTGTGGAGGACTTCAACCAGTTCTGCACCTTCGTTTTGGCCTATGCAGGCTACATCCCCTACCCTGAAGAGGTAAGCAGGCTTGCGGGGTTTTCCTCTGCAAAAAGACTGGTTGCAGACCTAGCTCCTAATTCTTCTCCTGGAGGGTCGttctccatccccagccccttcctccttACCCTGAATGTCTGCGCTGCGGTCTCCCGTGCTAGTCCTGCATCTTCCCCTCTTGCAGAATGAGCCCTGGACCCACGGAGGCAGCATGAGTCCCCAGAACAGCACGGGCAGCACTCAGGACAGCGATAGCTGGGCCTCGTCCCACTCCGCCGACTGCCACGTCCTGACGGATGACGGGAGGAGCAGGAACGCTGTGGCCCGGGGGGCTGTGGACAACAGCCTGCTCGTGAGCTGCCCTGCCTTCCCCACCAGCTTCTACGATGTCCGGCCCCAGCAAACCAAACGGAAGAAACCACCAGCAAAGAAACTCATTTTGGAGCAGGAGGTGGAGAAGAAGGTGCCACTGAGCACTGGGAAGGGCTTTGGGGCAGAGCAGGACGGGGT
It contains:
- the ABCF3 gene encoding ATP-binding cassette sub-family F member 3, which gives rise to MASCADILRSEFPDLDGEVFAYVTGILHGSGADFESVDELVEAVGELLREVSQDAKDDGAIREICQRLFNTLQLDEGRAQRCSQVLLDAPIQLSQITDGYADASVDLLPGLLLKRGQTSMVNAKKLEKAEARLKAKQDKRMERDSLKSSGPLVLEEASASQAASKKETRMESSGKNKSYDVRIENFDVSFGERVLLAGADLNLAFGRRYGLVGRNGLGKTTLLKMIASRSLRIPSHISILHVEQEVAGDETPALQSVLECDTTRESLLREERDLTAKINAGRGEGTEGARLSEIYAKLEEIEADKAPARASVILAGLGFNAKMQQQTTKEFSGGWRMRLALARALFARPDLLLLDEPTNMLDVRAILWLETYLQTWQSTILVVSHDRNFLNAVATDIIHLHSQRLDTYRGDFENFMKIKEERLKNQQREYEAQQQYREHIQVFIDRFRYNANRASQVQSKLKLLEKLPELKPVDKESEVIMKFPDGFEKFSPPVLQLDEVDFYYDPSHYIFCSLSVSADLESRICVVGENGAGKSTMLKILMGELAPVRGIRHAHRNLKIGYFSQHHVDQLDLNISAVELLARKFPGKTEEEYRHQLGSYGVSGELAVRPVASLSGGQKSRVAFAQMTMSCPNFYILDEPTNHLDMETIEALAKALNKFRGGVILVSHDERFIRLVCQELWVCENATVTRIEGGFDQYRDILKEQFRKEGFL